CGCGGCTTCCGCCACGGCCTTTGCGCCCTGTTTCGCCGCCGTGTCGGCCGCCTCCACCCGCCAAGGCTTCGCACCGATCCCGCCGAATGCAAAGCGCGCGCTGCCATCCTTGCCGAACACCGCCGCTACGGAGACCAGCGCGAAGGCATAGGAAGCCCGGTCGCGCACTTTGCGATACACATGCGTGCCACCGATGGGTTTTGGCAGGGTGACGGACGTGATCATCTCGCCCGGTTTCAGCGCCGTCTCCCGCTGTGGCGTCTCGCCGGGCAGCAGATGGAAATCAGCGATCGGAATGGATCGCGTCACGCCGTTCGCGTCGATAGTGTCCACTTCGCTGTCCAGCAGCCGCATCGCCACGGCCATGTCGCTGGGATGCTGGGCGATGCAGGCGTCGCTGACGCCCAATATCGCCAGGCTGCGGCTCATCCCCTGCATCGCGCCGCAGCCGCTGCCGGGCTTACGCTTGTTGCACGGCATACGGGTGTCGTAGAAATAGGGGCATCGCGTTCGCTGCAACAAATTGCCGCCGGTCGTCGCCTTGTTGCGCAACTGTCCCGATGCGCCGGCCAGTAGCGCCCGGCTCAGCACCGCATAATCGCGCCGCACATCCTTATCGGCCGCCAGATCGGTATTGCGCACCAGCGCCCCGATGCGCAGCCCGCCTTCGGGCGTCTTCTCGATCCGGTCCAGGCCCAGATGGTTGACGTCGATGAGATGGGTCGGCGTCTCGATCTGCAACTTCATAAGGTCGAGTAGATTGGTGCCCCCCGCGATGAAGCGTGCGCCCTGGACGGATGCTGCCGCCTTGGCCGCGGCCTTGATGTCGGACGGGCGCTCATACGTGAATGGCCTCATGCCTTTGCCTCCCCGGCCACGTCACGCATGGCCGCGATGATGTTGGGATAGGCGGCGCAGCGGCAGATATTGCCGCTCATCCGCTCGCGCAGTTCGCCGTCGCTCATCGCCACCTTGTCCAAGTCATCCGTCGCATGGCTGGGGATGCCTGCTTCGATCTCCTCCAGCACTGCAACGGCCGAACAGATCTGGCCCGGGGTGCAATAGCCGCATTGATAGCCGTCATGCACGATGAAG
This window of the Sphingobium sp. CR2-8 genome carries:
- a CDS encoding FAD binding domain-containing protein, with translation MRPFTYERPSDIKAAAKAAASVQGARFIAGGTNLLDLMKLQIETPTHLIDVNHLGLDRIEKTPEGGLRIGALVRNTDLAADKDVRRDYAVLSRALLAGASGQLRNKATTGGNLLQRTRCPYFYDTRMPCNKRKPGSGCGAMQGMSRSLAILGVSDACIAQHPSDMAVAMRLLDSEVDTIDANGVTRSIPIADFHLLPGETPQRETALKPGEMITSVTLPKPIGGTHVYRKVRDRASYAFALVSVAAVFGKDGSARFAFGGIGAKPWRVEAADTAAKQGAKAVAEAALAGARTTPHNDFKKMLVERTLTSLYRQQEARA